The following are from one region of the Pocillopora verrucosa isolate sample1 chromosome 3, ASM3666991v2, whole genome shotgun sequence genome:
- the LOC131799311 gene encoding NADH dehydrogenase [ubiquinone] 1 beta subcomplex subunit 9, with translation MAYVPSHLVKGITHQQRVMRLYRNSLRHLLDWVIDRQTWRQEAVKLRERFDAHKHEKDRRVIHKILEAAEREFEKHKHPFPYVHPDSPDGSKWERNIPPPPHMLHMLPWEEEWYKEMTEWANEKV, from the exons ATGGCGTACGTCCCATCTCATCTGGTGAAGGGCATCACACATCAACAGCGTGTGATGCGCTTGTACAGAAACAGTTTAAGGCATTTGCTAGATTGGGTCATAGACAGACAGACATGGAGACAAGAGGCAGTTAAATTGAGAGAGAGATTCGATGCTCACAAACACGAGAAAGATAGGAGGGTGATTCACAAGATTCTGGAGGCGGCCGAACGTGAATTTGAGAAACATAAACATCCATTCCCTTATGTTC ACCCGGACAGCCCTGATGGCAGCAAGTGGGAAAGAAACATACCCCCTCCTCCTCAT ATGCTTCATATGCTTCCCTGGGAAGAAGAATGGTACAAAGAGATGACTGAATGGGCAAATGAGAAAGTATAG
- the LOC131799289 gene encoding adenosine receptor A3-like gives MEGFNQSSIDHNVTANWVNSNHSKFTMNCLYVDFSRSAIDKFYITYILSIVLNSVCALPASILNILVILAVWRKSQLHNPSNLLLSNLALNDFGVGCLVQPVFAAHKIAALHENIPVHCIASLASKTLASLLCAVSLLTLTAISIDRLLALALSVRYRIVVTIPITTRVVVLLWLVGILVTIPLFVYPMSFLYCMILVMVICLTVTIIAYTKLLHLIHRHKTKVGVDTRQTTRQQSQDTAEMANIAKYKTSIRTVIYLVIIMVLFYSPYLVTNIVLVAVESRNDDRFKAAFNITHSILFMNSIVNPAFYCWKIKSIRNAVIEMLPERFQE, from the coding sequence ATGGAAGGATTTAATCAGTCATCAATCGACCATAACGTTACTGCGAATTGGGTTAATTCAAACCATTCTAAATTTACTATGAATTGTCTTTACGTGGATTTTAGTCGAAGCGCCATTGACAAGTTCTACATTACCTACATCTTGAGCATTGTTCTAAACTCTGTTTGTGCATTGCCAGCAAGTATACTAAACATTTTGGTCATATtagcagtatggagaaaatcCCAATTACACAACCCTTCAAATTTACTACTCAGCAATTTAGCTTTGAATGACTTTGGCGTGGGTTGTTTGGTGCAGCCCGTCTTTGCCGCGCACAAAATCGCCGCTCTACACGAGAATATTCCAGTTCACTGCATCGCGTCGCTCGCCAGCAAGACCTTGGCTTCACTTTTATGTGCAGTTTCTCTTCTTACACTAACTGCTATTAGTATCGACAGGCTCTTAGCACTCGCATTAAGCGTGCGTTACCGCATTGTGGTTACCATTCCGATTACCACGCGCGTCGTGGTACTTCTGTGGTTAGTAGGCATTTTAGTAACCATTCCGTTGTTTGTCTACCCAATGAGTTTTCTTTATTGCATGATCTTAGTAATGGTGATATGTTTAACAGTTACAATCATCGCCTACACTAAGCTGCTACATCTAATTCACCGACACAAGACAAAAGTAGGGGTGGATACACGGCAAACGACAAGACAACAGAGCCAAGACACAGCCGAAATGGCCAACATTGCTAAATACAAGACCTCAATTCGTACTGTTATCTACCTGGTTATCATAATGGTGTTGTTTTACTCGCCATATCTTGTAACAAACATTGTGCTGGTCGCAGTGGAATCGCGCAACGACGACCGTTTCAAAGCAGCTTTCAACATTACTCACAGCATTTTGTTCATGAATTCGATCGTGAATCCCGCtttttactgctggaagataaaaAGCATCCGAAACGCCGTCATCGAGATGCTCCCTGAAAGATTCCaggaataa